The sequence AGATCTGTCCTAACTCGGGGAGTGAGGCCAAGAGGAGCCCCGTCGTCACAGCCCCAATACCCGGCACACTGGTGAGGATCTCGCGGGTGCGCTGCCACTGATCGCTCTGGGCGATGAGCTGCTCAATCTGGGTATCGAGGTCTTGGATCTGTTGCTTGAGCCAGTCAATATGCTGCTCAATGCTCTGACCCGTCCTGGCTCGTGCTGAGCGTTGCCGGGCTTTTTCGGCACTCATCATCTCGACGAGTTGCTGCCGTCGCGTGACGAGGTCTTGAAGGTGTTGACTGGCCTCACTCGCCATCGCCCGTACCTCTGGACGGATGGCATCGGCAAAGTGAGCCAACACCTCGGCATCAATTTTGTCTGTTTTAGCCATGCGCCCCGTGGCCCGGGCAAAATCACGCACTTGACGTGGATTCACCACAACGGCGGGCCAGCCCTCCGCCATCAACGTTCGCGCCGCCAGGGCTTGATAGCCCCCGGTCGCTTCCAGCACAATCAGACTCGTCTCGCGACGAAACGCCGTTAACGCCTGTAGCAACTCTCTTAAACCAGAGTCACTGTTGGCCACCTGAACGCTTAATCCAAGTGGACGGACGTACACATCTAAGGTGCGCTTGGATACGTCAATGCCAACCCATTGATGCGCTTGTGATAGTTCAGTCATGGTTGTATCCACCCGTGTAGGAGGTTAATCTGACATCACTCGTCCTTGCTCGATACGGAGTCTAAGCTCCTGGCGATTTTGCGAGTTAACTTCAGAGGTGTGCAGCGACCCATGCTACGTTCGGTTTTGGACAACCTAGGGTGGGACGGTCTGCCACACACCTCTAAAGATACAAGGGTGGGCAGCCCACCATTGGGGAAAAAGTTTCCCAGAAGACGCCTAAAGGAGCCCATTGCCGCTCAGCGCCTGGCTGATTACTGCTTGAGCGTGCGCGGGTCGAGGGCATCGCGCAGGCCATCGCCCAGCAGGTTAAAGGCCAGGGTAGTCACCACAATCAGAAT is a genomic window of Nodosilinea sp. E11 containing:
- a CDS encoding IS110 family transposase; amino-acid sequence: MTELSQAHQWVGIDVSKRTLDVYVRPLGLSVQVANSDSGLRELLQALTAFRRETSLIVLEATGGYQALAARTLMAEGWPAVVVNPRQVRDFARATGRMAKTDKIDAEVLAHFADAIRPEVRAMASEASQHLQDLVTRRQQLVEMMSAEKARQRSARARTGQSIEQHIDWLKQQIQDLDTQIEQLIAQSDQWQRTREILTSVPGIGAVTTGLLLASLPELGQISAKRLASLCGLAPFNRDSGQMRGKRMISGGRATVRTGLYMAALVATRHNPVIRDYYQRLLQRGKLKKVALVACMHKLVIILNAMVEHDTLWQAPACSLPAAT